CTTGGGTGTGTTGCAAACTGGTCCGCCGCGCGTGCGCGCCGCGCTAATCGCTACAAACGAGAAAGTCGGCTCAGCTTTTCCCGCTTGGCCCGGGCTGAGGGCGATCGCCGGCGGGTTTCCCCAAGGCCTGCGTATCCCTCGGTTCCAACCGGCTCGCGCGGAGGTTTTCGCGCTGAATCGCGTCGTAGACCTCCTGGCGGTGCACGGGGATTTCCGCCGGGGCGTTGATCCCTAGCCG
This genomic stretch from Pirellulales bacterium harbors:
- the csrA gene encoding carbon storage regulator CsrA, with the translated sequence MLVLSRQRDESIVIGDNIVITIVDIRGDKVRLGINAPAEIPVHRQEVYDAIQRENLRASRLEPRDTQALGKPAGDRPQPGPSGKS